One window of the Lactococcus lactis genome contains the following:
- a CDS encoding peptide ABC transporter substrate-binding protein — MKQGKIIGLTSIIALSGIILVACGTKTSEQKNIKFSIPTDVASLDTTILTDQYSYDVAGNVEEGLTRVDSKGNAALALAKSIDVSKDGLTYTVTLRDNLKWSNGDKLTAKDFVYSWKRAVDPKTGSEYAYLMGAVSGANDIISGKSSLDSLGIKAESDTEFTVTLAQPTPYFKFLLSEPVYYPLDQKVVDKYGKQYGTSSDKTVYNGPFMFKSDKGWTGTNKTFSIYANPNYYDKSAVKSKQIDFQVISNANTGAQLYKQGKLDFTLLSTTDLINANKKTKGYTVFKQARTDYIEYNQSGKNASSPDAQKALANQNIREALNLATNRAGVVKTALPGSTVATSFTPVGMSKTSTGEDFATYAKQDYRYDPTKAKDLWEKGLKELGLTKLTLTLEAAGDLAPSEATANFLQTAYQQNLPGLTVNLKLVPFKQRLNDAQNGNFDMVLSGWGGDYAEPSTFLQLFTTGQSYNDGKFSSKTYDDAFKAATTTPDVLEPAKVDEHYKAAEAALYQGSYINPVDFQANPALMNPKITGLEFHSTGLAYDLKSAYVK; from the coding sequence ATGAAACAAGGAAAAATTATTGGACTCACCAGCATTATTGCCCTGTCAGGAATTATTTTAGTGGCCTGTGGCACAAAAACAAGTGAGCAAAAAAACATCAAATTTTCAATTCCCACAGATGTGGCATCACTTGATACTACAATTTTAACTGACCAGTATTCTTATGATGTTGCTGGAAATGTGGAAGAAGGATTGACACGCGTTGACTCTAAAGGAAATGCTGCCTTAGCACTTGCAAAATCAATTGACGTTTCAAAAGACGGCTTGACCTACACGGTTACTCTTAGAGATAATTTGAAATGGTCAAACGGTGACAAGTTGACTGCTAAAGATTTTGTTTATTCATGGAAAAGAGCAGTGGACCCTAAAACTGGTTCAGAATATGCCTATTTGATGGGGGCAGTTTCTGGGGCTAATGATATTATTTCTGGTAAATCATCACTCGATAGTCTAGGAATTAAAGCCGAGTCAGATACAGAATTTACAGTCACATTGGCACAACCAACACCATATTTTAAATTTCTTTTGTCAGAACCTGTTTATTACCCCCTTGACCAAAAAGTTGTTGATAAATATGGCAAACAATATGGAACGTCCTCAGATAAAACCGTTTATAATGGACCATTCATGTTCAAATCAGATAAAGGTTGGACAGGAACCAATAAAACTTTTTCAATTTATGCCAATCCAAACTACTATGATAAGTCGGCAGTCAAATCTAAACAAATTGATTTCCAGGTCATTTCAAATGCGAATACGGGAGCACAACTTTATAAACAAGGAAAACTTGATTTTACACTCCTTTCAACAACTGATTTGATTAATGCCAATAAAAAGACGAAAGGTTATACTGTCTTTAAACAAGCACGGACAGACTATATTGAATACAATCAATCCGGTAAAAATGCCTCAAGTCCAGACGCTCAAAAAGCACTAGCTAATCAAAATATTCGTGAAGCCTTAAATTTGGCAACTAACAGAGCAGGAGTCGTCAAAACAGCCCTACCAGGTTCGACCGTTGCGACAAGCTTTACACCAGTGGGAATGAGCAAGACCTCAACAGGAGAAGATTTTGCAACTTATGCAAAACAAGATTATCGCTATGACCCGACAAAAGCAAAAGACCTCTGGGAAAAAGGATTAAAAGAGCTTGGCTTAACCAAGCTCACCCTTACCCTTGAAGCTGCTGGAGATTTAGCACCGTCAGAAGCAACAGCCAACTTTTTACAAACAGCCTATCAACAAAATCTACCAGGCTTGACTGTCAATTTAAAACTTGTTCCATTCAAACAAAGATTGAATGACGCTCAAAATGGAAATTTTGATATGGTTCTCTCAGGTTGGGGTGGAGATTACGCTGAACCTTCAACTTTCTTGCAACTCTTTACGACAGGCCAATCATATAATGACGGTAAATTTTCTAGTAAAACTTATGATGATGCCTTTAAAGCAGCAACAACAACGCCAGACGTTCTTGAACCAGCCAAAGTAGATGAACATTACAAAGCGGCAGAAGCAGCCCTCTATCAAGGGTCCTACATCAATCCAGTTGATTTTCAAGCCAATCCAGCTTTAATGAATCCTAAAATTACAGGCCTAGAATTTCATTCAACCGGTTTAGCTTACGACCTAAAATCGGCTTATGTTAAATAA
- a CDS encoding peptide ABC transporter substrate-binding protein: protein MKTYKKVTLGTVALGSAALLAACGNSGSSSSSSSKDIQWNLTSPIQTLDSSLATDTYSNIIIGNTNAGLTRVDKDGKAQPELAKSVDVSKDGLTYTFHLRDGLKWSNGDALTAKDFVYSWQRAVDPATASEYGYLLGPVKNANEINGGKADKSTLGVKATDDKTFVVTLAQPTPYFEFLTANSVYYPLNQKVVEKYGKQYGTSSEKMVYSGPYKFEKSKGWNGSNQTFSIVKNDNYWDKSAVKTKEIDFQVVQDPKTSFNLYKQGKIVQASIGDPDLFKANKNNKDVVSLDEATTAYIQYNQSGKNKALANKNIREAFNLATDRQQYVDTVTPASNPATGLTPAGMAKTNTGEDFAKYAAQPYKYDATAAKAAWAKGLSEIGETKLTLTLTTDDTSASKDSATFLKQAWEKQLPGLTLNIKSVPFKQRLNDSTTGNFDMVISLWSGDYAEPSTFLDLFVKDGPNNNGKINNVTYDKAIKAAEVTDALDPEKHYADYKAAEEALYTESNLNPLYFRTTPVLRNPNLKDVRFGSTGLMYDFKTAYLK, encoded by the coding sequence ATGAAGACTTATAAAAAAGTTACCTTAGGTACAGTTGCACTTGGTTCGGCAGCTTTGCTTGCAGCATGCGGCAATAGCGGTTCTAGCTCATCGTCATCATCAAAAGACATTCAATGGAATTTGACATCACCTATTCAAACATTGGATTCATCACTCGCGACAGATACATATTCAAATATCATTATTGGTAATACCAATGCTGGTTTGACACGTGTGGACAAAGATGGTAAAGCACAGCCAGAATTGGCAAAATCAGTTGATGTATCAAAAGATGGCTTGACATATACTTTCCATCTTCGTGATGGCTTGAAATGGTCAAACGGTGATGCTTTGACAGCTAAAGACTTCGTTTATTCTTGGCAACGTGCGGTTGATCCAGCGACTGCTTCAGAATACGGATACCTCCTTGGCCCAGTTAAAAACGCCAACGAGATTAATGGTGGTAAAGCTGATAAATCAACACTTGGTGTTAAAGCAACTGATGACAAAACATTTGTTGTTACCCTTGCACAACCAACACCATACTTTGAATTCTTGACAGCTAACTCTGTTTATTACCCACTCAACCAAAAAGTGGTTGAAAAATATGGGAAACAATACGGAACATCTTCAGAGAAAATGGTTTACTCTGGACCATATAAATTTGAAAAATCAAAAGGTTGGAACGGTTCAAACCAAACATTCTCAATCGTGAAGAATGACAATTATTGGGATAAGAGCGCAGTTAAAACTAAAGAAATCGACTTCCAAGTGGTTCAAGACCCTAAAACTTCATTTAACCTTTATAAACAAGGTAAGATTGTCCAAGCAAGTATTGGTGACCCAGACCTTTTCAAAGCAAATAAAAATAATAAAGATGTCGTATCTTTGGATGAAGCAACAACAGCTTACATTCAATATAATCAATCTGGGAAAAATAAAGCTCTTGCTAACAAGAACATTCGTGAAGCCTTCAACCTTGCTACTGACCGCCAACAATATGTTGATACAGTAACGCCTGCTTCGAATCCTGCGACAGGCTTAACACCAGCGGGTATGGCTAAAACAAATACTGGTGAAGACTTTGCTAAGTATGCAGCACAACCATATAAATACGATGCCACAGCAGCTAAAGCAGCTTGGGCTAAAGGATTGAGCGAAATTGGCGAAACTAAACTTACTTTGACTTTAACAACTGATGATACATCAGCTTCTAAAGACTCAGCAACTTTCCTTAAACAAGCATGGGAAAAACAACTTCCAGGTTTGACTTTGAATATCAAATCAGTACCATTTAAACAACGTTTGAATGACTCTACTACTGGTAACTTTGATATGGTTATCTCACTTTGGAGTGGTGACTATGCTGAACCGTCAACTTTCCTTGATTTATTTGTAAAAGATGGACCAAATAATAATGGTAAAATCAATAACGTTACTTATGATAAAGCCATTAAAGCAGCTGAAGTAACAGATGCGCTTGATCCTGAAAAGCACTATGCAGACTATAAAGCGGCTGAAGAAGCACTTTATACAGAATCAAATCTCAATCCGCTGTACTTCCGTACAACTCCAGTCCTCCGTAATCCTAACCTTAAGGATGTACGCTTTGGTTCAACTGGTTTAATGTATGACTTCAAAACAGCTTACCTCAAATAA
- a CDS encoding ABC transporter permease produces the protein MIKYILKRLGLLLLTLFLIVTLTFFMMQVMPGTPFSNPKLTPDQLEILKHAYGLDKPLWQQYFIYVGHMFTGNFGTSFVYTNQPVITMIAQRLPVSMQLGVQALILGTILGAFMGKASARRKNGILDGIFGFVSVLGISVPSFVIGTLILLYLGFNLNLFPISGWGTFSQTIMPTIALSFAPMAVVTRFVRSEMIESLSSDYILLARAKGLSEKEVVNKHALRNSLIPMLTLIGPMAANLLTGSVLIEKIFSIPGIGSQFVDSIPAKDFPVIMATTIVYAVILMLFILVTDILTAIVDPRVRL, from the coding sequence ATGATTAAATATATTCTTAAACGTTTGGGGCTTTTGCTTCTGACTTTGTTCCTGATTGTGACATTGACTTTCTTTATGATGCAAGTCATGCCCGGAACACCTTTCTCAAATCCCAAACTAACGCCAGATCAACTGGAAATTTTAAAACATGCCTATGGTTTAGATAAACCGCTTTGGCAACAATACTTTATCTATGTAGGACACATGTTCACAGGTAATTTTGGAACATCATTTGTTTATACAAACCAACCTGTTATTACAATGATCGCTCAACGTTTACCAGTTTCAATGCAACTTGGAGTTCAAGCGCTTATTCTTGGGACAATTCTTGGAGCCTTTATGGGAAAAGCTTCCGCTCGTCGTAAAAATGGCATCCTTGATGGAATTTTCGGTTTTGTTTCAGTCCTTGGGATTTCAGTTCCTTCATTCGTAATTGGTACCTTAATCCTTCTTTACTTAGGATTTAATTTGAATCTTTTCCCAATTTCTGGTTGGGGAACCTTCTCACAAACAATTATGCCAACAATCGCTCTTTCTTTTGCTCCAATGGCTGTGGTAACTCGTTTTGTTCGTTCTGAAATGATTGAGTCTTTATCTTCTGACTACATCTTGTTAGCTCGTGCTAAAGGACTTTCTGAAAAAGAAGTGGTCAATAAACATGCATTGCGTAATTCATTGATTCCAATGTTGACTTTGATTGGGCCAATGGCTGCCAATCTTTTGACAGGGTCGGTCTTGATTGAAAAAATCTTTTCAATCCCCGGGATTGGTTCACAATTTGTTGATTCAATTCCAGCCAAAGACTTCCCAGTTATTATGGCAACAACAATTGTCTATGCAGTAATCTTGATGCTATTTATCTTAGTTACAGATATTCTGACTGCAATTGTTGATCCACGAGTTCGTCTCTAG